The genomic stretch AGCACATGACCACCCTGTTCCACTGCTATCACTCCCTGTGTCCTGACGGCATATGGAGAAAGTAGGGGGGAAAGAGACACTTTGAGAGAAAAAACAGCCATGAAAGGAGGTTCAACTTTTGAATAAATTAAGTACTCATCCAAATGAATCTCATTTAATTTAGACCATTTTACATTCAAAGGGACCAAGTGTCCCCCTCCTCTTAACCCCATAGAAATGGAGACCAGAGAAACATGAGCTCGGATATAGAATGCTACATTCTTTACAGATCTGAACTATGTATAAATTTTAGTCacctacatatatacatttttacatgTGTACATAGAGGCAAATGCACAGCACAAGATCTAGAAGGACTGATAGCACACAGTAAAAAGTTACCCTTGGAGCAGGGAGTGAATGAAAAGTGCTTCTGATTTTATTGAAATGCATACATCTATTCCTTGTatgttttagggggaaaaaaacaccttaaaagcTTACAAATAATATTAAGCACTTAACTATATGCTGGCACAGTGCTAGGTACAGAGCAAACAAAGGCTTAGTAGACGGAGTCTTTCAGCTGTACTCATTTCCTTATGGCTTGATGAGTTCAGTCATGGGCGAGTATTATCTGTGGATTCTTTGATGCTGCTTTAAGTGATCAGATCGTGCAAAATTCCTATTGCATTTAGTACATAGGTAGGGCCGTTCCCCACTATGTTTTCTCTTGTGTCTGCTGAGCTCATCTGAACGGGGGAATTTCCATGTGCATCCCTTCACATTGCATTCGTAGGGCTTCTCCCCTggaccagagaaagaaagaattttgtcaTGCTTCTGGGTAGCAGGGGACAGGGAAAATGAAAGTGAATAGAGAAGATAAAGGTTTTGAGCAtgttggggtgggagagggagagcccGAGGAGAGGAGACCGGAGGTGGTGagtgaaagaagaagagaagaaatgcatCATGAGCTAGAAGGACAAGAGGAAAActgtgaaggaaggaaaagaagagaaaatgaaaaatctgcACTTCCCCAGctcgcgctctttctctctcaaaaataaacaaacattaggggagcctgggtgactcagaggGTTGAActtcaggtcatgacttcagctcagatcatgatctcagtgtttgtgggttcgagccctcccATGTGGCTTgctactgccagcacagagcccactttggatcctctgttcccgtctttctgcccctcccccatttgcactctccccaaataaatacatataaaaaaaaaagaaaagaaaatgagaaataggaaAAGCAAGGGTCAGCAGGAAAGTCAACAGGGGAATAAGGAGGTTGGGGGTGGGTATCTGTTGGGCCTAAAGAGAGGACCATGAAGTGTCAGTCCCAGTAGAGGTGAGGCCAAAACCATCCATAAGAGGTCAAACAAATTCTTCCACTTATTCCCATCATCAATAACACAAAAGGTTGCAGCCAGGTTGGCTCAGGCCCAGAACTATAGTCTGTCCCTGGGACTGCTTTGTCCACCCTTTCAAACAGGCCAACCTTTTCCAGTCTTCTGAGGTCCCAGGCTTAGAAAGAGGTGTCAACAATCTCAAATGATCCCAAAGTTTCATAAGGGCACAAATCTTTAATCACTTGCTTGTCACCCCTATCCCTCAGTCCTACCCCTCACTTACCAGTATGTTTGCGCTCATGGATCCGGAGGTGGGAAGGCTTAGTATATGATTTACCACAGTCCTGGTATGTGCAAGTGTAGGTCTTCAAAACGTTAGGATTCTTCTGGACTTGACATCTCTGGGTCTTGACGTTGTACTTCTGCTTTTCTAGGGTTTGTCCATAGATCAAATGGGAACTGGAAAAGTATAGGAATCCTGGGTATGGCAATGATGATGATTGATGTGGCATCATATGGTCTCCATAGACAGTGTGGTCATCAGTGGAAGTTGTCATATGATGCCCCTTAAGGGTCATCATCTGACCTCCATAGAGGGTCTGGTCATCACCAAAGGTGTTCACCTGGCTGTCATAGAGGATCTGGTCCCCACTGTAGGTCATCTGTCCTCCATAAAGGGTCTGGTCATCACTAAGTGACTTCATCTGGCCCCCATAGAGGGTCTGGTACCCGCTGAGGGTCATGTGGCCTCCATAGAGCATCTGGTCACCACTGTAGGTCTCCATCTGGCCCCCATAGAGGGTCTGGCCCCCAGTGAAGGTCATATGGTCTCCATAGAGGGTCTGGTCATCACTGAGGGTCTTCATCTGTTGTTCTTCACACAGTGTTGTCATCTGGTTCCAATTCAGGGTCTGATTACCACTGGAAGTCATTGTATGGCCCTCAGTGAAGGTCTGCTTAGCACTGAAGGTCATCATGTGGTTCTCTTTAGGAACTGTCACCTGGCCTCCATAGAGGATCTGGTCATCACTGAGGGTCTTCATCTGATTACCTTCATTGGGGATCGCTATCTTATTTGCAGTTATCTTTTGGCAAGCAGTGAATGTTGTCTTTGGGTTGTCAATAACATCTGTCACCTGGGAGGTTGTGGGTCTTCTCTCATCAAAGAAGGTCACCTTTTGGATCACAGAAAAAGATTCAGTTAGGTCTCCAGGGGGCATATCAAGGGCTGTAACAGTGGGTATTGTTGAGTTCTGAACAATGACTGTCCCAGGGATGTTAGGACAGGTAGAACTCACCATTGTAGACTTCAGAGGAGTCATCATCCTCTGGGTTGACTCATGTTGGTTGTCTTCACCATGGTCAGCCAGAGGTATATGGAGCTGTGGTTCTGGTGCAGCTGACATTTTTGCCTTATATGTCTCAGAGACGTCCTTGAGGAACTCCTCGATTTCCTCAACTGTTTGAAGGAAAGAGTCCACGGAAGTCTCTTTGCTATTGCTGGGTAACTGAACTGGATCTTCAGCTGTGGGAtcctgccagaaaaaaaaaaaaatagaagttcagGGGTCTTACCCAGCTCAAATCCCAATTCCATATacccttcctctccatctctgccaATCCTTTCCTAATCTACACCACCATCATCTCCTGCCTAAAAGCCTGTGATGGTCTCCTAATTTCTCTGAGTCTGAAAtaagaaggaacatacctcaacataataaatgccatatataacaagcccacaactaacatctACTGAAtggtgaaaagttgaaagctttcCTCTAAGGATTGAGAACAAGATGAGCATGCTcattctcaccactcctattcatcAAGGTACCGGAAGTCTTAGCCAGAgaaattacataagaaaaataaataaatggcacccaaatcagaaaggaagaagtaaaattgtcttttttgcAGATACTATGACCTTATATAtacaaaaccctaaagactcaaaaaaaaaaaaaccctgttagaactaataaatgaattcagtaaagttgcaggagaCAAAATTagtacacaaaaatcagttgtgtttctatacactagcaacaGACtattgaaagagaaatttaaaaaataatcccatttacaaaagCACCAAGACCAATAAAAttcttgggaataaatttaaccaagggtgaaaaacttgtacactgaaaactgtaagacactgaagaaagaaactgaagaaacacaaacaaaaagatatcCCCTGTTCTTGGATCAGGAGGATTACTGTTATAATGTCCACACTATCAAAAATGACCTACAGATTCAAAGTAATTCCTAACAAAGttccaatgtcatttttcagaaaaataggaaagttttttaaacttttaagaagagtttattttgagagagagagagagagcacgcatacATGAGCGTGcgcagcatgagcagaggaggggtagagagagggagagagagagaatccaagtaggctctgcactgtcagcacagagcctgactcagggcttgaactcacataccacgagatcatgacctgagctgaaatcaagaggcagaagcttaacccactaagccacctaggcgccccaggaaaaacaattctaaaattcgaatcaaaccacaaaagattcaaaataacaaaagcaatcttgagaaagaacaaagctggaggcatcaccatTCCTgattttgtattatgttacaaAGTTttagtagtcaaaacagtatggtactgccctaaaaagagacacagaccaatgaaacagaattga from Panthera leo isolate Ple1 chromosome C1, P.leo_Ple1_pat1.1, whole genome shotgun sequence encodes the following:
- the LOC122228106 gene encoding Kruppel-like factor 18 gives rise to the protein MDPTAEDPVQLPSNSKETSVDSFLQTVEEIEEFLKDVSETYKAKMSAAPEPQLHIPLADHGEDNQHESTQRMMTPLKSTMVTFFDERRPTTSQVTDVIDNPKTTFTACQKITANKIAIPNEGNQMKTLSDDQILYGGQVTVPKENHMMTFSAKQTFTEGHTMTSSGNQTLNWNQMTTLCEEQQMKTLSDDQTLYGDHMTFTGGQTLYGGQMETYSGDQMLYGGHMTLSGYQTLYGGQMKSLSDDQTLYGGQMTYSGDQILYDSQVNTFGDDQTLYGGQMMTLKGHHMTTSTDDHTVYGDHMMPHQSSSLPYPGFLYFSSSHLIYGQTLEKQKYNVKTQRCQVQKNPNVLKTYTCTYQDCGKSYTKPSHLRIHERKHTGEKPYECNVKGCTWKFPRSDELSRHKRKHSGERPYLCTKCNRNFARSDHLKQHQRIHR